From the genome of Gopherus evgoodei ecotype Sinaloan lineage chromosome 5, rGopEvg1_v1.p, whole genome shotgun sequence, one region includes:
- the LOC115652903 gene encoding C-X-C motif chemokine 10-like, giving the protein MKGTWAVVLCSLLLIAAEIQGQLTYGKGRCSCIDKGSDFIQQKALGKMEVIPKSSSCDHVEIIATLKPTGEQRCLNPNSKWVRKMVTALVKKRSSQSTHR; this is encoded by the exons ATGAAGGGAACCTGGGCTGTTGTCCTTTGTTCACTGCTCCTGATTGCAGCTGAAATTCAAG GACAGTTGACCTATGGAAAAGGACGTTGCAGTTGCATAGACAAAGGTTCTGATTTCATTCAGCAAAAAGCCTTAGGAAAAATGGAAGTGATTCCCAAGAGCTCTTCCTGTGACCATGTTGAGATCAT TGCGACTTTGAAGCCCACTGGAGAGCAAAGATGCTTGAACCCTAATTCCAAATGGGTTCGGAAGATGGTGACAGCCCTCGTCAAGAAAAG GTCTTCACAAAGCACTCACCGGTAA